A genomic stretch from Heterodontus francisci isolate sHetFra1 chromosome 23, sHetFra1.hap1, whole genome shotgun sequence includes:
- the trmt2a gene encoding tRNA (uracil-5-)-methyltransferase homolog A, protein MAEEGTSIPPGEVQKETSETTKLTMPEENQDSSISDETQMEGTEADVYRYIKCDLFTSEIYKIEIQNLPKFVSFSDLRKFLSRNSLVPHKIKLFGKRPFAFVTFKEEQERDRAMEVLQGQVWKNRNLRVRLAKPKADPIAKKRKQEGTENDNHEQKRAVPGEGLDRALSEQIADVVTPLWNIPYEEQLKKKEQNVLQVLTLLTTEIATHNRAFVPWVFQQKKIFGGSCCPLEGVKPSPLQTEYRNKCEFLIGVGANGEDKTIGCRLGKYKGGSCAVVEPFDTVHIPAKAKEVVKAFQNYIRSSPYSVYSPETYEGHWKQLTVRITRAKQIMAIIYFNPQKLTKPELEELQGELAKYFTEGDGKDCGVTSLYFAEEGQRKSPNLEDLPLDHVTGEKYIYEELLGLKFRISPHAFFQVNTQAAEVLYSAVGDWANLNQDSIVMDVCCGTGTIGLSLAKRVKKVIGIEMCQEAIEDAKVNAELNGLSNVEFLCGKAEDLFPTVINSLTSQNLVAIVDPPRAGLHSRVVLAIRRAEHLKSLIYVACNARAAMNNFVDLCRAPSHRVKGSPFRPVKAMAVDLFPHTMYYELLILFERVE, encoded by the exons ATGGCGGAAGAAGGAACCAGCATTCCTCCTGGAGAGGTTCAAAAGGAAACCAGTGAAACAACTAAATTAACCATGCCGGAGGAAAATCAAGATTCCAGTATCTCAGATGAAACTCAGATGGAAGGGACTGAGGCTGACGTGTATCGATATATCAAATGTGATCTTTTTACATCTGAGATCTACAAGATTGAAATACAGAACCTCCCAAAATTTGTAAGTTTCAGTGATTTAAGAAAATTCCTCAGCAGAAATAGCCTGGTTCCTCATAAAATTAAACTCTTTGGAAAACGGCCTTTTGCATTTGTGACTTTTAAAGAAGAGCAAGAACGAGACCGTGCCATGGAGGTCCTTCAGGGGCAAGTTTGGAAAAATAGGAATTTGCGTGTTCGATTAGCAAAACCAAAAGCTGATCCTATTGCCAAGAAACGAAAGCAGGAAGGCACGGAGAATGATAATCACGAACAGAAACGCGCTGTTCCAGGGGAAGGTTTGGACAGAGCTTTAAGTGAACAAATTGCTGATGTTGTGACACCCCTGTGGAATATTCCATATGAAGAACAGCTGAAAAAGAAAGAGCAGAATGTCTTGCAAGTGTTGACATTATTGACCAC aGAAATAGCAACGCATAATCGAGCCTTTGTGCCATGGGTGTTTCAACAGAAAAAGATATTTGGTGGCAGCTGTTGCCCTTTAGAGGGAGTGAAGCCGTCACCACTGCAG ACTGAATACCGTAACAAGTGCGAATTTCTAATTGGCGTTGGAGCAAATGGAGAAGATAAAACTATAGGATGTCGCTTGGGTAAATACAAGGGAGGATCGTGTGCAGTTGTAGAGCCATTTGATACTGTACATATTCCAGCCAAAGCAAAGGAAGTTGTCAAGGCATTTCAAAATTACATAAG GTCATCTCCTTATTCTGTGTATAGCCCAGAAACATATGAAGGTCACTGGAAGCAGTTGACTGTACGCATCACTAGAGCCAAGCAGATCATGGCTATAATTTACTTCAACCCTCAG AAACTAACCAAACCAGAACTAGAAGAACTGCAAGGTGAATTAGCCAAATATTTCACAGAAGGTGATGGGAAGGATTGTGGAGTCACCTCACTTTACTTTGCAGAAGAAGGCCAGAG AAAATCTCCCAACTTGGAAGACTTGCCTTTGGACCACGTGACTGGGGAGAAGTACATATATGAAGAGCTGCTTGGACTTAAGTTCAGGATTTCTCCTCATGCATTTTTCCAg GTGAATACTCAGGCTGCAGAGGTGCTTTATTCAGCAGTTGGAGACTGGGCCAATCTTAACCAAGACAGTATTGTGATGGATGTTTGCTGCGGCACTGGAACTATTGGGCTTTCCCTCGCAAAG AGAGTGAAGAAAGTTATTGGAATTGAAATGTGCCAGGAAGCTATAGAAGATGCTAAGGTGAATGCAGAGTTAAATG GTCTATCTAATGTGGAATTCTTGTGTGGGAAAGCTGAAGATCTCTTTCCCACTGTAATTAACTCTTTAACATCGCAAAACCTGGTTGCTATTGTGGACCCACCCAGGGCAGGACTGC ATTCCAGAGTTGTATTAGCAATAAGGAGAGCAGAGCACCTGAAAAGTCTAATTTATGTTGCTTGCAATGCCCGAGCAGCTATGAACAATTTTGTGGA CCTCTGTCGTGCCCCATCTCACCGAGTGAAGGGATCTCCTTTCCGTCCAGTTAAAGCCATGGCTGTCGATCTCTTCCCACATACAATGTACTATGAGCTGTTAATATTGTTTGAGAGAGTGGAATAA